The DNA sequence GCGGTTTGTTCGTGACCGAGCGAGTGGTGCGATAGATCCAAGGGGCAATGCCGTTTCCGAGCAGAAGCGCCGAAAGGTCCGGGCGCGGGTGGTGGATGCAGACTGCAAGTGGCTGCGGTGGGTCTTCAACTGGGCGTCGAAGTGGCGCACGGCGCAGGGCTACTATTTGATGCGTGAGAACCCAGTGCGGGGCTTCGAGACTCCCACGGAGTTGAACCCGAGGCGTCCGGTCGCGACGGAGGACCGCTACGAAGCGGTTCGGGGTGTGGCGGATCAGGTGATGATGGAGACCCGATGGGGTCGGACGCTGGAGGCCAGAAGCTACCTGTCCGAGGTACTCGATATCGTGAACGGCACGGGCCGACGCCTCTCGGCAGTGTGCTCACTGCGGTTCGATGACCTGGACCTCCGACTACGTGACGGCTGCCCCCACGGCAGCATCCGTTGGCGCGCCGACACCGACAAGAGCGGCATAGAGAGGATCGTGCCGATGGACCCGAGGGTCCGCACGGCTATCGACCGGATCTTGCGGGAGCGCCCCGGCGTGGGCTCCGCCCCTCTGTTCCCGAAGCCGACCGACCCAGGAGTACCGATGACTCGACATCTAGCCGCGAAGTGGCTCCAAAAGGCTGAGGTGTTGGCGGGGCTAGAGCCACATAAGGGCAGCCTATGGCATGCCTACCGGCGCAAATGGGCGACGGAGCGGAAACACCTACCCGATGTGGACGTTGCCGAGGCAGGCGGCTGGAAGACGACAGAGACGCTGAAAACCGCCTACCAGCAGGCCGACCCCGAGACTATCTTATGCGTCGTCTGGGGCCCGGCAGTTGAGAGAAGTGCAGTGAATTCGGCCCCAACTCGCCCAGCGTGCGCGCACCCCCCCTTGGGGCGATGGATTGGCGTAGGCGAAAACCCCGCGCTATTGCTGGAAGAAGTACACTTTTGCGCCCGTAGCTCAGTTGGATAGAGCGCATGCCTCCGGAGCATGAGGTCGCAGGTTCGAATCCTGTCGGGCGCGCTTGGAAAGCGAAGCGCCGCAAGGCTTTACGGCTCTGCGGCGCTTCCCTTGTCAGGCTAGGTGTGTCTCAACTGTGTCCCGTTTGGCCCTATTCGCTTCTGCCGAGTACCGCTGAGAGCACCCCTGCGGCGTCGGCTTGCTGGTAAGACTTCTTCATGGTGGCAGGGTCCTTCCATCCCGCCGCGGCCGCGACGTCGACGTCCGGTAGGCCCCGCCTCTCCGACGCGAAGAGCCTTCTGTACGGGTGGAAGACTCCTCCCTTGACCTTGGGTTGCCCCGCGAGTCTCTCGGCCCGTAGGAGCCACTTGGCGGCTGTCTCTCGCCGGATAGGCTTGGACGGGTCCCGGGGGGCAGGGAAGAGCGGCACGTCGCCCACACGTGGACTCCCGCGCAGGTAGTGGTCCAACTCCGCGCGCGTGTCCGCGCTGATCGGCGTGACGAACAAGAGCCCCTGCTTGTCCGTCTCCGCGCGCCAGCGGACGGCGCCGTGAGGCATATGCTCGGCCCGACGTTCGTCCATCCCTTCGGCCGCGAGCGCGGACCGGATGCGGTCCGCCGAGAGTAGCACGTCCGAAGCCCAGAGCTTGCAGATCGCCGCCTCACGCCTGCCCGTGAACCTTGCGAGGCTGAGAATGCACCGGAGCCGTCCTTCGGGGTCGATCCCGTCGATGTGCTTCATGGTGGCGACGTAGCGTTCGTGCGAAGCGATGGGCCGCCGTGGGTTTTTCTCGGTTGGCCACTCTTCGCCGGCAAGTGGATTGCTCGAGAGGAGCTTGTCGCCGTTCGGCTTCGTGAAGCCGCACCCCCAGGCGAACGCGGAATGGCACCACCGAAACTCCCCGGCCAGCGCACCGTCCCGGACCGGGCGTGGTTTCCGGTACCCGCGCCGGCGCTTGCCGTCTTCATCGGGCTCGAGCCCAGGCGAGACGACCTCGAGGTTACGTCGCTTCTGGCAGTAGAGCATGATGCGCGTCTGGTCCACGGCACGCACGGCCAGATCCCGCCCCCACGCTTTCTCGAATAGATGAATCCGCGTCTCCGCCGACCGTGCCCACGCGCCCGAGAGCGTCGGCAGCTTGTGACGGCGGTACTGGTCGAAGAGCTGACCGAGCGTGAGCGTCTCCGGGGTCACGCCGGTGAGTCGCGCCTTTGCGATGCTCCGCGCGATGGCTCTTGCGCGTTCTTCTGCGAGCTGCCGACTCGAAGTATCGAGGCTGCGCCGGATCTTCGAACCGTCCGGACGGACGATCGAGTACCAAAGACGCGAAGAGCCGGGGCGCTGGTAGACACGCACCCGTACCCCGGACTCTTCGACCGTGGTGCTCCAGTGCTTTCGTTTTGGCATTCAGTCCTCCTCAGATGTGTGCCAGGACCTCTTCAACTTTTTGAGCGCGTTGTCGTGGGCCTTCAAGAACT is a window from the Gemmatimonadota bacterium genome containing:
- a CDS encoding site-specific integrase, which encodes MPKRKHWSTTVEESGVRVRVYQRPGSSRLWYSIVRPDGSKIRRSLDTSSRQLAEERARAIARSIAKARLTGVTPETLTLGQLFDQYRRHKLPTLSGAWARSAETRIHLFEKAWGRDLAVRAVDQTRIMLYCQKRRNLEVVSPGLEPDEDGKRRRGYRKPRPVRDGALAGEFRWCHSAFAWGCGFTKPNGDKLLSSNPLAGEEWPTEKNPRRPIASHERYVATMKHIDGIDPEGRLRCILSLARFTGRREAAICKLWASDVLLSADRIRSALAAEGMDERRAEHMPHGAVRWRAETDKQGLLFVTPISADTRAELDHYLRGSPRVGDVPLFPAPRDPSKPIRRETAAKWLLRAERLAGQPKVKGGVFHPYRRLFASERRGLPDVDVAAAAGWKDPATMKKSYQQADAAGVLSAVLGRSE
- a CDS encoding site-specific integrase, with amino-acid sequence MARRKRWSYAVGERPHTVTVFERGPGGVLQIAAWDSTLRDGKGGQRCLSLGYRDRDRAKAYAHEQCAKLQKGVDDIALGHVELSRVFALYLKERTPWRTEGVQQADHRCGEMWSKVLGGKTDPHRISLAHWERFVRDRASGAIDPRGNAVSEQKRRKVRARVVDADCKWLRWVFNWASKWRTAQGYYLMRENPVRGFETPTELNPRRPVATEDRYEAVRGVADQVMMETRWGRTLEARSYLSEVLDIVNGTGRRLSAVCSLRFDDLDLRLRDGCPHGSIRWRADTDKSGIERIVPMDPRVRTAIDRILRERPGVGSAPLFPKPTDPGVPMTRHLAAKWLQKAEVLAGLEPHKGSLWHAYRRKWATERKHLPDVDVAEAGGWKTTETLKTAYQQADPETILCVVWGPAVERSAVNSAPTRPACAHPPLGRWIGVGENPALLLEEVHFCARSSVG